Proteins encoded in a region of the Larimichthys crocea isolate SSNF chromosome XVI, L_crocea_2.0, whole genome shotgun sequence genome:
- the arhgap17a gene encoding rho GTPase-activating protein 17a isoform X2 — translation MELDLISHRHCRHTVVLVYGDNVNSSDKIANKSSQEIERRMELVRVVSHNTHKRMVSCLQGHIGADAEKRHKKLPLTSLSQAMVEGGNQLGEDSLIGKMMEVCGDAENRLASELMLHELQIEKDVLDPLSQLAEVDIPNILKQRKQLAKLVLDYDSARARWLQATKSIISGTNTQALTAKADLLKEEMDESMNKVELCKDQLAADMYSFFSKEGDYACYFVTLLEAQADYHRKSLTVLENVLPTIQAQQDSWTEKPAFGTGLDEHLKRSGREIALPLEACVMMLLETGMKEEGLFRIAAGASKLKKLKAALDCSTSQLEEFYSDPHAVAGALKSYLRELPEPLMSYQLYDEWIQASSVSDPDKRLQALWVVCDKLPKNNKTNLRYLVKFLSKLAQDSEVNKMTPSNIAIVLGPNLMWAKTEGSLAEMAAATSVHVVAIVEPIIQHADWFFPEDVEFNVSGMFAMPTPASNHNNHLDYDCATIERKRPVSMVGPDNDMTRKDNTPNKHSDHTLRRGSNTLGRKQHTSPAFQPPLPPVEAPGQGHGAGQVPQPSAEPQPQPQPQAPSGGSGTDTSQHSLAQNLAALAAAQQLLAQHTEELSNPKLRDSTPAQTPLLQRNGSAGGGQAAGQLGTGTPGAGSMGPSPHMMRRGTKKQAPAPPKPTNPPPSQPCNSLNQTSSSGSSQSLSPTPRPLSSHSPTSPTSPTSQPCATPRRHSSNQPPIQAPSHPPPEPPTQASPPPQQASLGQSGGDQRSADPSPPGTPSPPDTPPPSNNTQDAVAPPSPSPYQSGSLPRPRPVPKPRNRPSVPPPPQPTTPASDTNGICATAYKMMDPAMSFKGLSRALVPELAVDQQPATASSSSSSSFLPPPRDCDLDTESTVL, via the exons ATGGAACTGGACCTCATCAGCCATCGACATTGCAGACACACGGTTGTGTTGGTTTATGGAGACAACGTTAACAGTTCTGACAAGATTGCAAACAAGTCAAGTCAAgag ATTGAGCGGCGCATGGAGCTGGTGCGTGTGGTgtcccacaacacacacaagaggaTGGTGTCATGTCTACAGGGACACATCGGTGCAGATGCAGAGAAGAGACAT AAAAAACTTCCCCTGACTTCCCTATCCCAGGCGATGGTGGAAGGCGGAAACCAGTTGGGAGAAGACTCCTTGATAGG GAAGATGATGGAAGTGTGCGGCGACGCTGAGAACCGTCTGGCATCAGAACTGATGCTACATGAGCTGCAGATAGAGAAGGACGTTCTGGATCCCCTCAGCCAGCTAGCAGAG GTGGACATTCCTAACATCCTGAAGCAGAGGAAACAGCTGGCCAAATTGGTGCTGGACTATGATTCTGCCAGAGCAAG ATGGTTGCAGGCAACCAAGTCAATAATCTCAGGAACAAACACTCAAGCACTGACGGCCAAGGCTGACCTACTCaaggaggagatggatgagTCCATGAACAAAGTGGAGCTTTGCAAG GATCAACTCGCTGCAGATATGTACAGTTTTTTCTCAAAAGAAGGGGACTATGCCTGCTACTTCGTAACA ctcttAGAAGCTCAAGCTGATTACCACAGAAAGTCTCTCACTGTTCTGGAGAATGTCTTGCCAACCATCCAGGCACAGCAAG ACTCGTGGACAGAGAAGCCTGCATTTGGCACCGGGCTGGACGAACACCTGAAGAGGAGCGGGAGGGAGATCGCCCTGCCGTTAGAGGCCTGTGTCATGATGCTTCTAGAGACCGGCATGAAGGAAGAG GGTCTATTCAGAATCGCAGCCGGGGCATCCAAGCTAAAGAAGCTAAAGGCAGCGTTGGACTGTTCCACGTCGCAACTGGAGGAGTTCTACTCCGACCCCCACGCTGTTGCGG GAGCACTGAAGTCGTACCTGAGGGAACTCCCTGAACCTCTAATGTCTTATCAGCTTTACGATGAATGGATCCAAGCATCCAG TGTGTCAGATCCCGACAAGAGGCTGCAGGCTCTCTGGGTTGTATGTGATAAGCTACCAAAGAACAATAAAACCAACCTGAG GTATCTGGTGAAGTTTCTATCCAAACTGGCTCAGGACAGCGAGGTGAACAAAATGACGCCTAGCAACATCGCCATCGTCCTGGGACCCAATCTGATGTGGGCCAAGACTGAGGG GAGTCTGGCTGAGATGGCTGCAGCTACCTCTGTGCACGTGGTGGCCATCGTGGAGCCCATCATCCAGCATGCTGACTGGTTCTTTCCAGAGG ATGTGGAGTTCAACGTGTCCGGCATGTTTGCGATGCCAACGCCTGCATCCAACCACAACAATCACCTTGACTACGACTGTGCCACCATTGAGAGGAAGAGGCCTGTCAGTATGGTGGGACCAGACAACGACATGACGCGCAAAGACAA CACCCCTAACAAGCACTCGGACCACACCCTCCGTAGAGGCAGTAACACCTTAGGTAGAAAGCAGCACACTTCACCCGCCTTCCAGCCTCCTTTACCCCCTGTGGAGGCTCCAGGGCAGGGGCACGGGGCCGGGCAGGTCCCCCAGCCCTCAGCCGAGCCCCAGCCCCAGCCTCAGCCACAAGCTCCATCAGGGGGTTCAGGGACTGACACTTCCCAACATAGTTTGGCGCAGAATCTGGCTGCTCTcgctgcagctcagcagcttctagCCCAGCACACAGAGGAGCTCAG CAACCCAAAGCTACGTGACTCCACACCTGCCCAgactcctctgctgcagaggaacgGCTCTGCTGGAGGAGGCCAGGCTGCAGGCCAGCTGGGCACCGGAACTCCAGGGGCTGGATCCATGGGGCCCAGTCCACATATGATGCGTAGAG GTACCAAGAAGCAGGCCCCCGCCCCTCCCAAACCGACAAACCCTCCACCCAGCCAGCCCTGTAATTCACTGAACCAAACCTCCTCCTCAGGCTCATCCCAGTCCCTCAGTCCTACCCCCAGACCCCTGTCCAGCCACTCGCCCACCTCGCCCACTTCTCCCACCTCGCAGCCGTGTGCCACGCCCAGACGCCACTCCAGTAACCAGCCCCCCATCCAGGCGCCCAGCCATCCACCCCCAGAACCTCCGACGCAGGCCAGCCCTCCACCGCAGCAGGCGTCGCTCGGCCAGTCCGGCGGGGACCAGCGGAGCGCCGACCCCTCACCTCCGGGCACCCCGTCCCCTCCTGACACCCCTCCGCCCTCCAACAACACCCAGGATGCAGTCGCCCCTCCGTCCCCGTCCCCCTACCAGTCGGGCTCCCTCCCCCGGCCGCGACCCGTCCCCAAACCCCGGAACAGACCGAGCGTCCCGCCACCACCCCAGCCCACCACACCGGCCAGTGACACCAACGGGATCTGTGCCACTGCTTACAAGATGATGG